AAATGTTTGtacttataaattaatgttaaaaaataatttacttaagTCTCATGTGCTTTTCAGTGTGAGGAACTATGGCAAGGGAAAGCACACATACCTCGCTTGGCACAAGTTAAGGGATTATCAAAATTGGCAGCATATTCATTATCTGTAATGGATGGTAGACGTGTGAGTAGCAATCTGTGATTCTCCATTTTGCAGTCAAGCAATCTTCAATTCTTCTCTCCTCTCTCATTGTCTTTCCTGCACACACATACTCAAACAAGAGTGCACAAAGACACAAAAAGAGTGGAGTCACATAGAATATGTTTGCACACACTTTGTATACTAACtaattgtttttcaataaatttttaggCTCGTATCATGAAGGAAGATCTATGTGATCATGTTTGGGAGTTTCATTTTAACAAGGTacgtatttttatattttttaggagTCTGAAATTATCCACTCAATAGAATTTAGTTGGCTATCAATATTGTgcttaatattaaaactctaTGTATAGGTAAACGATTTATTTCACAGGTTGAAGCTTTAAATATGGACAACAATGGACATATATAGGGTTACTTATACTCATAAGTCAGAGGCACGCTCACATATTCTCACCAGTGTAAATGATGttttgtgttgaaattttttcttaaacatGCTTGAAATGAGCCAGGGTCTTGATTTGTGTCAATACCACCTTCCTCCCTAGTCTTCTATTACAAAATGCCAAGCATGTTTCTACAACCATATAATTCAAGCATTTCCATTTATCTCCTTGTCACACTTCTCTCATGAAAGCCAACTGATGTATTAGTGTTGCAAATGCTATCTTGCTTTCAGTTGGCACCAGAATATTGGCGTAATCTTGATCCCTACTGGAAGGGCACTGGTCCTCCTATGCGTCGCTACTTTCATCCAGATGGGAGCCAAACAGCAGATCCTGGTGACAAGGTGTGGGGTGGCCATGAATGTTGTTATTCAATCATTACTAGTTTCGTTGGTGAAGGAAAGATTAGGGAGCACTATGTTAGGATAAACCGGTGGCTCCGGATGTTTATTTCCAGGAAGCAAGACTGGAGCTGGGAAATGTCCAACAGCCTCTACTGCTATACCAGCATTCCAGATGCTGACAAGGAAGGCGGCACTGGACCCCTGTTTGCTGGTTTGTAGACATCTCTCTGCTGTTAGTTTTGATGTTTGCTGGTTTGTAGATGTCTTTCTGCTGTTCTTTTTGATGCAAAAACTGTGTATAATTTGGTATAAATTTGTAAATGGTGGTAAAGGAGTAAGCTAGTAGTGAGTTGTAGCAAGAACGATGTAGTATTTATTTACTGttgtttgtaaaaataataaattgtattggTAAGTCTGTCTCTGTATATGCATAGCTGCTCAACTTGTGTTGATATGGAAAGAATTTTACACACATACAGCTTAGATTATCATAGGCTTTCGAaccattgaattaaattaaagcaTTATGAATTATTGTTACACAAATATGCATAATTAATGTCTTGACCATAACAAGTAGTTCAATGATGTTCATGGTAATGTGACATTTGGTAATTGTTGAAAGACTGGTTCAAAGATTTGTTTGTTTAGATAGACTATAGTgtatttttatgaaatgaatAGAGTTAACTgtaaaattagtaaatttgCAAGATGTAAAAGATTTCAATTTGTAATTTGAGTGACGCTGACAACTACATGtgtatacgctattggagcaaGTTGGAACTAGGTTGATTAGGTTGAAGGTATGTCTGCCTCGGTGTCATGCAGTCTTGCCCCAACCCCCAACATAGCCAAATCCTATAATATTATGGCAGTTGGTGGAAAATGGCCTCCTCTTGGGTGCTTGTGCATGTGGTTGGCCGTCGAGCTTCTTGACCTAAAGAGTTAGTGAAAGCTTGTTCACAAGCTTGTTGCATTAGAACCCCAAATTTAGACGAGATTGCCCATTGAGCTTACGCATATCAATAAACAAGGAAAAGAAACTTGCCAAGATTTTCTTAGCAATAGTGAATGAACCAAAAAGAGTCTAGTTTGAGAATGAACCACGAATTGTACCTCTCCTCTGAAAATCCTATGATACTGTGGCATCGGGCAGAATATCACTCCCATTTGATTGGCTCAAATTTGGGTTCTCAATGATGTTTCCTATGATAGTCGATAGTgtttgaaacaaaacaaagtggTTCTATTGTGCAGTTGTGTTCTCCCTATCTATAAGCTCTATGACCCTTGCGAGTTGGTGAAAACTTGCTCATGTCTGCAAACCCAAGGTTACGCAAGACTACTGTTGAGTTTAAGTAGGAAtaaatggaagaaaagaaaCTAGGATTTGCCTAGTAGTGACAAGCAAACTGGGAAGAGCTTAGCTTGAGAATCAACATTATCATTGTCTGAATTATAATTTAGAGAAGTGTCCTTAATGGTTGACCATGCATGCCTAAATCCCCTAGAAAAAGATGTCGGACAGCGTGAGAGTCCTATCATGCCCTAAACCTATTAAACCACTAGGTATTGTTTACGAATCGAGTCGTTTAGGAATGCAATCTAAATCGGacgataaattttattaaagacaaaaaatgaaTGAGAGACCATTATCAAATAAGTagcaaaaatagaaaaatgaaaaaaccattaaagaaaggtttaaaaaactttaCTAAAAAACTTTTATGAGTTATGTAACTCTCTTTTTAACgtttatgtcatttttttatatagttattgGTAAGAGTTAAGAATAACCTCTTAGTATAAGTATTTCAGATATTAAACTGAACtatgttaaaaatcttatacttctcttttttattcccttaattattaatatttcagGGTATCATAAATCAATATCTACTCAAATCTTTATCATAGTTATTGTAACTCGggcaaattttcaaattacGTTATcaattgataatgaaaaatttcaTCACCCGTAAACATaagtattttagatattaaactGAACTATGTTAAAAACCTTTTGCTTCTCTTATTTATtctctttaattattaatatctcaAACTAACATAAATCAATATCTACTCAAATCCTCATCGTAGTTATTGTAACTCGGCAAATTTTCAAATTGCGTTATCaattgatgatgaaaaatctcatcaacacattattagtttgatatttttcactgAGATTCCCATGATAAGAGATTTAAGTTTTCCAATTTGACAATGAATATAACTGAAGCTTTGATGCTGCTAAATGTTATTGGTTTGTTGATGAAATATGGATTCTATTTAAGCACAGATGATGATACATGCTATCATACAAACGATTGGAATTCCGTAATATGGACCTAGTTGTTCAAATAACTCAAAAGTCTTTCTAGAAATGACTTCTATTAGTTCATGGTATTTTTAAGTagtaattatgtaatttttggaTACCTGGCATATAATCCATATGAATCTTTCTAGAAACGACTTTTATTAGTTTATGCTATCCATTAGGagaaatatatcatattatcacCCTAAAGAATCTCTCaaaatttgatagttttattaGTTCACAGCAAGTAATGAACTAAAAACACCCCAACCATGAATATATCTCTATGTTGATATAGGAAACCACTTTACCTTTGCCAAACATTTAACATAGTCTTGCTACTGAGGATCAAATTATAAGTTAAATGAAAATGCGGAAACATGTCAGATGTTGTAAAGAAGAACAATCTAATGTTATTTTGAACAAATGTGAAGCGATTTTTCAGTACATTTTTATTTCCTTCAAGAAGGGGCTACACCAAGCGACACAAGAAATTTGCATGAAGAGATAATAGACCAATTCTGAAACTTTGGTTGAAAAATTATTACCACACCTCAGGGCGCAGTTCACCGGTTGCTGGGGGCATCCATTTACCTGAGTTGTAGACACTTTCACCAACTTTCCAACCAGGCACATCCTTCATTACTTCAGCTTCATACTCAAGATATTTCTTCCACTCTTTCACAAATCTACAAAAAGAGCACAGAAGCAATTAAGTATAAACATTTTGCAATTAATGTAATAACAATTAATAGGAgaagagaaatttgaaaatgttataAGTTTACCTTTCATCTTCTTCAGCTTGAAGCAAGGGCACTATTGCCCTGCGAGCAGCATACTTTTCTTCCTTAAGTGCCCTGCAAAATAGAGAATATTGTACGGTTACTTTTCCAGCTGCTTAACCATGTCAACCATGTTGTGATAGTTGAATAAAATAGTAGCAAATTTCataatagtttttattattcTGAATCCCTGCTCCCATACCAACTTCTAGATtgtagaatataaaattaaaagttgatgAATGTAGCAATATAACGATATGTCACttaaaaagagataatattagAGCAAATCTCTCAAATGTATGAGCAAAGAGAATCTGCTGTCAATAACCcttaaaatgtattaaacaaaCTTCCAAAAAGTGAAAAAACTGTTTGAAACTTATTTTTGTCCTCATTGTTTTGTCTTACCCACTAATCACATATTTTATGAGATTTCTAGcgaaaaaaataactttatttccTACTTCTGGTAGATCTCTCACTgtggaaaatgaaaacaatttaGGTGTATTAGAGCTCTAAACTCAAGAGGTGAAACTACCATCTTTTCTTGCCAAAACGAATGATTTAGAATGATACTCCACTTAAAGCTCAATGTAAAGCTGAGTGCAAAgtatagatatattaaaaacaaaagttagGTGATTAAACCAAAGAAAATTAAGGCCATTTGCACCAAAGAAAATCAGCTGTGACAACACCCTTGACTGATTTGCCTAAGAAATTATTTGGCATGCAAGATAGAACAACTCCAAATTAAAATGCTCTGTAAGCAAATTGGTTAGCACCACATTTTAAGAATTACAAAATCAGAAATTTGCAAGTTCTTAGATTCACCAAGGCATCAGCAAACACCTATTGGCATCATTCTCAATATCCAATTCTTGGTGTCAACACGTATGCATGTGAAAAGTTCAGTCAATTTTTCAGCAACATCACTTGAAGGCTTGGGATCACAGTGAGATTTGAGAAAACAACACAAGGaaacctttcttttctttattttgtttttaattttacaacAAGAGATAGATATCTAGAACTGTACTTCAACCAGTCAGAGCAAATCCCTAGCAAGGGGGACACTGTAAGTTCAAGTGTCATGAATCCCAACAGAGCTACAGGTCCAtggttaaatcaatttatatctTGGTTCAGAGAattgaatagattttttttttcattaaaaccCCCTTATACAAGGATGACAATGTTACTTTATGGTGAATGAAACATATACAAAATAGACCTGGTTAAAGAAAACCTCTAGGTTCTAGACTCTATGTAGCATTCGTTAATCCCCAGAAGCCTCGGACACTCTTTTTGATGTTTAGACGATGGAACAAAATACTTTGTTCTCTTTCCTAGTGTTGCTTACCTAAATATAAATGTCAATGTTGTTCAATCAATGGGCTTATTCTTTCTGATTCTGATCGCAACTCAATACTGACTGTTTTCTCACATGTTAAAAGACCCAGAAGAACTTTTACAAAAATGATTAATGTCAATTATCAGCTTCACAAAAACGAAGGTCACTGGGTTATTGAGAAACTAGTGACGAGATAATCTAATCCAAGATCAATTTAAAacaaccctaaaaaaccctaaacattccCAGCCTCAATTAGCTAAAAAATCAAAGCCCATCAACCAGAACACACttaataaaaacagaaataaataaaaaccataTCACAGATCAAAAGAATATCGACATTAAGACAACACTAACGACTACAATAATTGATCTTTAAgcaatgaaaaacaaaattttccagTTCTTTACCTTCGGATCTTGTTGCCCTGGCCCACCTGATACATGCCATAAGAGAAAGCGCCGAAAGCAGCAAGAAAAATGGCCATGGAGCTGGGGCCCTTATTGGGAATACGACGGGCGTATCGGACCGGAGGGAACCCGCCCGGCGGCGGCCCGTCTTGGAGGACGGGCATGTCTTTCACGCTAGCCATTCCTGGCTTCTTCCTGATCACTGCCTCCGTCATCTTTGTGTCGGTTACGAGTCTCCTTGTGTCTGGGCTATTTTGTGAAAAATTGATACAAAAGAGGAACTTGTTTGCGATTCTGGGGAGCAGTGGACgaagaatttgaaaaaagtaCGGAGGGGTACGTGGATGAATGGTGTCAAGTGGGGTTTTTTTGTTGTGTCAAGGTTGGGTAATTCAATATTTCCTCTATTAGAATTCCTTTTGGAGAGTATATTTTTTGGGAAATCAACATTATACCTAAAATTTACCTCATACACTCCAATTTACCACTgattttttcattatacaattaTTTCCAAAAATTTAGGAtaatattaagtttatttttcatcttcaattttaAGAACACATGTTTCATTTTTTCCCTACTACCAAAATTATACAGAAAACACCAGTATCATCTCGAATCTCATAAGGATTTCCACTCAACGACACTTTATTGTCTATAAATATATGGACATTTGATCAACTTCGATTGGTTCTAAGACGAGAGAAAATTTTCTCAACAAATACTTCAAAATTAGCTCTTACATAAAccattatcaatattttattcttaccaacatatcttataatattgCCATATCCAATGACTCATTACTTtccaaactaaatcaaaaatATAGTTTGAGTCATTTCGaaacgaaaaaaaaaactacGATACAATACAACAACAATTTAACacttcaaatgaaaattttattagaattttgtaataaaatttcaattttaggaAACAATTTAATACAAAGATGTCTAAATGTCCAAGTCAAGCACACCTACCCCTCGTTCTTCACTAGTCACAGTTTCTCTAACAATTTGACCACAAAAACATCATCAAACATGCATTCAATTTAATCTAATAAGTTTTTTCTTGTTGAAATATCAGTACTTTAACTAATTTGCCTAACAGGCAATAACATTTATCAAGAAATCATAATTTTCTCTGACAAAATCACAAATTATATACTATTTGAaattctaaagttttcaaatatttaccaaaataaataagattataagAGTTTAGATATATACTTATCTAGATTAGGATGagtttaataaaagatttctaTGATCGTGCTTCGATTTTAGCAAAATAACTACTTAATTTGTAGTGAAAAATCTATTTCATTACTATTCTTTCATTCCAAAATCCCTAATGTGTATACTTTAATTTTCCTAACGTCTCAAATCTTTGAATTAACTAAATTGTAGCATCTCATATGTCTTATCTCAAAGGATTTTATCATCTTGAATGACTAGTCTTTGACTCACATTATCAATCAGATATTTCTCTCATTATTTGACATCTTAGATGTCTCGTAAAAGCATGTTATATCTTATCTTTGAATTAACTAAATTGTAGCATCCTAAATGTTTCTATATCCTAATTTTGGTGCATATAACACATTACAGGTCAAGTTTAGGAAGACTAAgcaaaaaaaattctttaagtGCAATCCTCTTGACCATGTACATCTTTACTAGTTGGATTGTTATCTAAACCCAACCTTGGATGGGCCCTACCATGAGTGCATACATAACACATCTCACTGATCATATGAGGAAAAATCTAGTGTGATTCTCCTTTTGAATGCATACCTGAAAAAAAGTGAATTGTTATATGACTTGGTGTTGAATGTATAAAGCATGTCATGATTATCTATTAACAACCTTAATGCTTTAACCTATTTTGTGCCACATTGCACACAATTGGTGGctattttgatgtatatcatcattttttactTTCCATAAATTCTAAATGTGACCTAAATTCACTCTGTTTAGGGTCtatgtcattttttatatagTCATACGTTTTTTATTTGCTAATCACCTTAATCTTCCCTTAAGAAGGCTTCTCTATAGCCTTCCCCATTCCAACACacaatataggggtaaaattttaatttgtctaTGATGTACAGGATGTGACTAGTCTTGCACACTTGTTCACCTAAAAGACTATGCATTAGGATACACTTTGTTGAGCCATAGTCATACATTCCAACGTTGACTAACAGTCCTCTAACATCATCCTTAACATCCGTTAACTACTCTACCTTATCATGATTGCGCACTATTCTAAAACATGGTTGTGTATTATAATTCTTTGTGTATAAGCATACACCCCATAATGCACATATGTACATCACCTTTTGTATACTATTTTATGGGCATGCAGCCATGCATGTCCATATCGTTTTCTTCTTAAAGTGTGTACAATCATGCACCTCTATGTGAATGGTCATGCATTGTCGTTTGTCCTATGATTTCTAGTATATTCTAGTGAAATCAATTCAATCTTTATGTCCTATTGCATTAAATAAAAGTCTCTAATCCTTAGATCAAGTTTTCTttacaaaacaacataaattGACATAACTTCATTCTAATCTACAATCATAATGCAAGTTCAAGCTTTTTCTTAAGGTTATCAGCCTAACACCATGTAACATAACACTAGTTACGTTGTATACTTCTTTTTTGTGTATCAAAAGACATCTATAACTATCAAAATTTATGTTGGCATGCATAAATCAGAAACTAGAGATGTGGTAAAGAAATCTTTCCTATTTAACTTTCTTTGAATGTTAGCAAGGTCTTCTATGATTGTGAAAGGTTTTATGATGTCTATTAACTCTCCTGAAAACTTTCAAATCTCCAAACTCTTTCTCTGCTTTCAAGTCCCACTGTTTGACACTAAGAATTGATAATGCAAAGTCATcctcataaattttatttcattcctttttattttggccaaatAATGCCATTCAAGGCTATGCAACCTCCATGCATGGTCATTTAGACAATTTCATGGTGAAAATCACGTTTTATGATCACCAAAAATATGTTTATCTAAAATTCCaagttattcatttttattaagtaTACTGATGTGCACCTCTTATAGACACAATCATACATCCTtcaatatttaaacaatttatgtGTCATGCAC
Above is a genomic segment from Mangifera indica cultivar Alphonso chromosome 3, CATAS_Mindica_2.1, whole genome shotgun sequence containing:
- the LOC123210380 gene encoding uncharacterized protein LOC123210380; translation: MSPSEDQDIREMEKENGNVEDKEIAVLEKRGRKRKRKRKRNKKRKREKDEGFVNVKDPLEVFGRDVMLMILNNLDARSVALSLLVSRAWNEVASSDAIWTSKCEELWQGKAHIPRLAQVKGLSKLAAYSLSVMDGRRARIMKEDLCDHVWEFHFNKLAPEYWRNLDPYWKGTGPPMRRYFHPDGSQTADPGDKVWGGHECCYSIITSFVGEGKIREHYVRINRWLRMFISRKQDWSWEMSNSLYCYTSIPDADKEGGTGPLFAGL
- the LOC123210278 gene encoding NADH dehydrogenase [ubiquinone] 1 alpha subcomplex subunit 13-B, whose product is MTEAVIRKKPGMASVKDMPVLQDGPPPGGFPPVRYARRIPNKGPSSMAIFLAAFGAFSYGMYQVGQGNKIRRALKEEKYAARRAIVPLLQAEEDERFVKEWKKYLEYEAEVMKDVPGWKVGESVYNSGKWMPPATGELRPEVW